A window from Hemicordylus capensis ecotype Gifberg chromosome 2, rHemCap1.1.pri, whole genome shotgun sequence encodes these proteins:
- the LOC128346077 gene encoding uncharacterized protein LOC128346077 isoform X2, whose amino-acid sequence MNSQYFRLEVLACETGELKNFWEKTIEKQTQYLEAEKDRKQKSALTNICSFHIYGTAAEWNPHEFQGPPVPPAKAHGSSASSLPPRECRVFTSCTVQSKKRSTNECSNKLKKDETPK is encoded by the exons ATGAACAGCCAGTACTTTCGCCTTGAAGTACTTGCTTGTGAAACTGGAGAGCTGAAAAACTTCTGGGAGAAGACAATTGAGAAACAAACTCAGTACCTGGAAGCTGAAAAAGACCGCAAACAAAAAAGTGCCCTGACCAA TATCTGCAGTTTCCATATCTATGGTACAGCTGCAGAATGGAACCCACATGAAtttcaaggtcctcctgtacctCCAGCCAAAGCACATGGCAGCTCAGCCTCTTCTTTACCACCAAGAGAGTGCAGAGTCTTCACATCATGTACGGTGCAGAGTAAGAAGAGGTCAACCAATGAATGCTCCAACAAACTAAAGAAGGATGAG ACTCCGAAATGA